In a single window of the Necator americanus strain Aroian chromosome X, whole genome shotgun sequence genome:
- a CDS encoding hypothetical protein (NECATOR_CHRX.G25546.T3) yields MEVFAGERVVLSSFGNPFLGRFLRPAVPSSGWLASSKDSSTHYTPLHYAALHGHHDVCKFLIESDKLLSSAKDKRGCLPLHLASWNGHQEVVKLLSESHPPSVDAVNNAQESPLHLAAQHGHDKLVRILLEHHADPRLRNARFETPLDVAARTGHSSVCKILVGFCPELTLQSAMECSSTGENEQIRAQVVYPLHVAARHSHIQCLQILRLGGFDIDFVTDEGSALHVAAMFGQVDAVKYLIGEGINPHVRDSKGRTALELLREQEQHRVSDLTHIIQSREGWKECRQLIEGYIQRLEYDHVNSSSDSGIDRRDSERSVLEDDSSCEVWRSLLYTTNEDLLLMSPRNPSKVINIRQQPDSTKVMVAVESLRATPTKGRDAENVGPLKDLLHVDWPHLHPAPIHRTWNSSMFNAESGIARFPITSPMNKARHQKSKRTNGVMPFSFSCSGTGGVCQRAANLPSDPQRSTRPTIFDVWHQKWVQSDGITHTYNPAFPYDNYPCKEILDNNASPPGHSRWSNECSLSVGRKRSTIIPTAIHAQETIQTLPHFGTKLRPSLDDAFAVTLGTALEECTSMKLNDSSSTIREREDSLGLSHSPHLNSSDPSMIFASSTLGRPSPDTLSRSTLTGRAPLAIPEELTGSTSTSILSSSVSPEREAAELQTSSDFCITAYAPALLNRGSFGRNGRSDTDFSLSTLTVSYSDGRLSPEFAHDKNGSGEELISRSSKQFPVSNTATENNSGAMVSSCSLPIVSQLSATSASDSTFFRLYHGNSEDTNAPAGVKMRAAWNSSDCRNLESSSSKESENQSINELDEWNKLASPAAVKPVTVRGEVPPPSSYHTEWDSANMSNWLRTAVGITATNAVRVGQILTTNGFDKCTQLYGSLTTRELSYLGIEKSIQDQILSYLSTVDDPRPNANTFNYVSDWLCSLELTDYLGNFVAAGLKSMLVVRTADLSRTHLEKMGITLQGHIARILYSLEKAKAEDVCKRNERLKGMQNALTSSNLPAYCNIARNSDPFADVVERRNSAAIKQDLLHGHESFSAHYLGTVEISNIDGTEESRRAMTELKKAIREIAKVPQVILEISIHGVRIRDGKNGRLAAEHDISHIQIVCQDERDLNCFTYISQDRERNLCHVFSVLTADVATEIIVTLGQAFELSYKLQNELNLEENVIV; encoded by the exons ATGGAGGTTTTCGCAGGTGAGAGAGTGGTATTGTCCAGCTTTGGTAATCCGTTTCTAGGCCG CTTCCTACGACCTGCAGTGCCCTCATCTGGCTGGCTTGCTTCTTCCAAGGATTCATCTACTCACTATACTCCTCTTCATTACGCAGCACTTCATGGACATCATGATGTCTGCAA GTTCTTAATAGAATCTGACAAACTTCTGTCCTCAGCAAAGGACAAAAGAGGGTGTCTCCCTCTACATCTTGCTTCTTGGAATGGGCACCAAGAAGTTGTTAAG CTGCTTTCTGAATCACATCCACCTAGTGTTGACGCAGTGAACAATGCTCAGGAGTCACCGCTGCATCTTGCTGCTCAACACGGCCACGATAAGCTCGTTCGCATTCTTCTTGAG CATCACGCCGATCCACGACTACGTAATGCTCGCTTTGAGACACCTTTGGACGTGGCAGCTCGCACTGGTCATTCTTCGGTGTGCAAAATCCTTGTTGGCTTTTGTCCAGAGCTTACTCTACAA TCCGCCATGGAATGTTCCTCTACCggagaaaatgaacaaattcgAGCCCAAGTAGTGTATCCTTTACATGTTGCGGCTAGACATTCGCATATACAATGCCTTCAG ATCCTCCGATTGGGTGGCTTCGACATCGATTTCGTCACTGACGAAGGTTCCGCTTTGCATGTTGCTGCTATGTTCGGCCAAGTAGATGCCGTGAAGTACCTGATTGGAGAGG GGATCAACCCTCATGTGCGAGACAGCAAGGGTCGGACTGCGTTGGAACTGTTACGGGAGCAGGAACAACATCGCGTCTCAGATTTAACACATATTATTCAAAGCCGAGAGGGTTGGAAGGAATGCCGCCAACTAATTGAAG GATATATACAACGGCTTGAGTACGATCACGTCAATTCATCCAGCGATTCGGGTATAGATCGAAGGGATTCCGAGCGGAGTGTTCTCGAGGATGACAGTAGCTGTGAAGTTTGGCGTTCGTTACTATATACTACAAATG AAGATTTACTTCTGATGTCGCcaagaaatccttcaaaagtGATCAACATCCGCCAACAACCTGACAGTACG AAAGTAATGGTAGCAGTCGAATCCCTTCGCGCCACACCAACTAAAGGCAGAGATGCTGAGAACGTAGGACCATT AAAAGACTTGTTACACGTTGATTGGCCTCACTTGCATCCAGCACCTATTCATCGAACATGGAATAGCAGCATGTTCA ATGCTGAGAGTGGAATAGCTCGTTTTCCCATCACATCGCCAATGAATAAGGCACGAcatcaaaaatcgaaaaggaCAAATGGTGTTATGCCGTTTAGTTTCTCTTGCTCTGGAACTGGAGGAGTTTGTCAACGAG CAGCAAATCTGCCTTCTGATCCACAGCGTTCCACTCGACCTACAATTTTTGATGTATGGCATCAAAAATGGGTGCAAAGTGATGGTATCACTCATACCTATAATCCTGCTTTTCCCTACGATAACTATCCATGTAAGGAGATTCTGGATAATAACGCATCACCTCCTGGTCATag tcGATGGAGCAACGAGTGCTCTCTTTCTGTTGGTAGGAAAAGGAGTACAATTATACCTACAGCGATTCATGCACAGGAAACAATCCAAACTCTCCCTCATT TTGGTACAAAGCTACGACCATCTCTAGATGATGCATTTGCTGTCACACTTGGAACTGCTTTGGAAGAATGTACGTCCATGAAGCTAA ATGACAGTTCATCAACAATTCGAGAACGAGAGGATTCTCTTGGCCTTAGCCATAGTCCACATCTCAATTCCAGCGATCCTTCAATGATCTTCGCTAGTTCTACATTGGGACGCC CCTCACCGGATACGCTTTCGCGTTCTACACTTACGGGACGTGCACCTCTTGCCATACCCGAAGAACTGACTGGAAGTACGTCAACAAGTATACTTAGTTCCAGTGTTTCTCCTGAAAGAGAAGCTGCCGAG CTACAAACATCATCGGATTTCTGCATCACTGCATACGCTCCAGCACTTCTG aACAGAGGTTCATTTGGGCGTAATGGTCGTTCGGACACAGATTTTTCATTGTCAACCTTAACAGTTAGTTACTCTGATGGACGGCTTTCCCCGGAATTTGCTCATGACAAG AATGGATCAGGTGAGGAACTGATTTCGCGTTCCTCTAAACAATTTCCAGTTTCTAACACTGCGACAG aaaacaacAGTGGCGCCATGGTATCGTCCTGCTCACTACCCATAGTCTCACAGTTGTCCGCAACCTCGGCTTCGGATTCAACATTCTTCAGACTCTACCATGGAAATAG tGAAGATACAAACGCGCCCGCTGGTGTAAAGATGCGTGCTGCATGGAATAGTTCCGACTGTCGAAACTTAGAAAGCAGTTCCAGCAAGGAAAGCGAAAATCAATCTATCAACGAGCTCGATGAATGGAATAAG CTTGCTTCTCCCGCTGCTGTCAAACCTGTTACTGTAAGAGGAGAAGTACCACCTCCATCTTCCTATCACACGGAATGG GATTCTGCAAATATGAGTAACTGGTTGCGTACAGCCGTTGGAATTACTGCAACAAATGCAGTTAGAGTTGGACAAATTCTAACTACGAACGGCTTCGATAAATGTACACAACTC TATGGTTCTCTTACGACTCGTGAGCTCTCATATCTAGGAATTGAAAAGTCTATACAGGACCAAATATTGTCCTATCTATCAACAGTCGATGACCCGCGACCAAATGCAA ATACATTCAACTATGTTTCCGATTGGTTATGTTCATTAGAGCTAACTGACTACTTAGGGAACTTTGTCGCGGCAGGATTAAAGTCAATGTTAGTAGTAAGAACTGCAGACCTGTCTCGAACGCATTTAGAG AAAATGGGGATCACTTTACAAGGTCACATCGCTCGTATTCTTTATTCACTTGAGAAAGCCAAGGCTGAAGATGTatgtaaaagaaatgaaaggttgAAAGGAATGCAGAACGCTCTTACTTCAAGCAATCTCCCGGCCTATTGCAATATTGCACGAAACAG CGATCCTTTTGCGGATGTCGTGGAACGTAGAAATAGTGCTGCTATAAAACAGGACCTTCTACACGGTCATGAATCATTCTCTGCTCATTACCTGGGCACTGTGGAAATTTCCAACATAGATGGGACAGAGGAAAGCAGAAGAGCAATGACTGAATTGAAG AAAGCAATTCGAGAGATTGCTAAAgttccgcaagtcattctcgAAATATCTATTCACGGAGTTCGAATCCGTGACGGCAAAAATGGC CGGTTAGCGGCCGAGCACGATATATCACATATCCAGATTGTTTGTCAAGATGAAAGGGATTTGAATTGCTTCACGTACATATCTCAGGACAGGGAGAGGAATTTGTGCCACGTTTTCAGTGTGTTAACTGCA GATGTAGCTACGGAAATTATAGTCACGTTAGGACAAGCTTTTGAACTTTCCTACAAACTTCAGAATGAGTTAAATCTAGAAGAGAATGTCATTGTTTAA
- a CDS encoding hypothetical protein (NECATOR_CHRX.G25546.T2) produces the protein MEVFAGERVVLSSFGNPFLGRFLRPAVPSSGWLASSKDSSTHYTPLHYAALHGHHDVCKFLIESDKLLSSAKDKRGCLPLHLASWNGHQEVVKLLSESHPPSVDAVNNAQESPLHLAAQHGHDKLHHADPRLRNARFETPLDVAARTGHSSVCKILVGFCPELTLQSAMECSSTGENEQIRAQVVYPLHVAARHSHIQCLQILRLGGFDIDFVTDEGSALHVAAMFGQVDAVKYLIGEGINPHVRDSKGRTALELLREQEQHRVSDLTHIIQSREGWKECRQLIEGYIQRLEYDHVNSSSDSGIDRRDSERSVLEDDSSCEVWRSLLYTTNEDLLLMSPRNPSKVINIRQQPDSTKVMVAVESLRATPTKGRDAENVGPLKDLLHVDWPHLHPAPIHRTWNSSMFNAESGIARFPITSPMNKARHQKSKRTNGVMPFSFSCSGTGGVCQRAANLPSDPQRSTRPTIFDVWHQKWVQSDGITHTYNPAFPYDNYPCKEILDNNASPPGHSRWSNECSLSVGRKRSTIIPTAIHAQETIQTLPHFGTKLRPSLDDAFAVTLGTALEECTSMKLNDSSSTIREREDSLGLSHSPHLNSSDPSMIFASSTLGRPSPDTLSRSTLTGRAPLAIPEELTGSTSTSILSSSVSPEREAAELQTSSDFCITAYAPALLNRGSFGRNGRSDTDFSLSTLTVSYSDGRLSPEFAHDKNGSGEELISRSSKQFPVSNTATENNSGAMVSSCSLPIVSQLSATSASDSTFFRLYHGNSEDTNAPAGVKMRAAWNSSDCRNLESSSSKESENQSINELDEWNKIDDILSSFGGAVCRESIFVANYEPQLAVFLRDHRSQALTLQLASPAAVKPVTVRGEVPPPSSYHTEWDSANMSNWLRTAVGITATNAVRVGQILTTNGFDKCTQLYGSLTTRELSYLGIEKSIQDQILSYLSTVDDPRPNANTFNYVSDWLCSLELTDYLGNFVAAGLKSMLVVRTADLSRTHLEKMGITLQGHIARILYSLEKAKAEDVCKRNERLKGMQNALTSSNLPAYCNIARNSDPFADVVERRNSAAIKQDLLHGHESFSAHYLGTVEISNIDGTEESRRAMTELKKAIREIAKVPQVILEISIHGVRIRDGKNGRLAAEHDISHIQIVCQDERDLNCFTYISQDRERNLCHVFSVLTADVATEIIVTLGQAFELSYKLQNELNLEENVIV, from the exons ATGGAGGTTTTCGCAGGTGAGAGAGTGGTATTGTCCAGCTTTGGTAATCCGTTTCTAGGCCG CTTCCTACGACCTGCAGTGCCCTCATCTGGCTGGCTTGCTTCTTCCAAGGATTCATCTACTCACTATACTCCTCTTCATTACGCAGCACTTCATGGACATCATGATGTCTGCAA GTTCTTAATAGAATCTGACAAACTTCTGTCCTCAGCAAAGGACAAAAGAGGGTGTCTCCCTCTACATCTTGCTTCTTGGAATGGGCACCAAGAAGTTGTTAAG CTGCTTTCTGAATCACATCCACCTAGTGTTGACGCAGTGAACAATGCTCAGGAGTCACCGCTGCATCTTGCTGCTCAACACGGCCACGATAAGCTC CATCACGCCGATCCACGACTACGTAATGCTCGCTTTGAGACACCTTTGGACGTGGCAGCTCGCACTGGTCATTCTTCGGTGTGCAAAATCCTTGTTGGCTTTTGTCCAGAGCTTACTCTACAA TCCGCCATGGAATGTTCCTCTACCggagaaaatgaacaaattcgAGCCCAAGTAGTGTATCCTTTACATGTTGCGGCTAGACATTCGCATATACAATGCCTTCAG ATCCTCCGATTGGGTGGCTTCGACATCGATTTCGTCACTGACGAAGGTTCCGCTTTGCATGTTGCTGCTATGTTCGGCCAAGTAGATGCCGTGAAGTACCTGATTGGAGAGG GGATCAACCCTCATGTGCGAGACAGCAAGGGTCGGACTGCGTTGGAACTGTTACGGGAGCAGGAACAACATCGCGTCTCAGATTTAACACATATTATTCAAAGCCGAGAGGGTTGGAAGGAATGCCGCCAACTAATTGAAG GATATATACAACGGCTTGAGTACGATCACGTCAATTCATCCAGCGATTCGGGTATAGATCGAAGGGATTCCGAGCGGAGTGTTCTCGAGGATGACAGTAGCTGTGAAGTTTGGCGTTCGTTACTATATACTACAAATG AAGATTTACTTCTGATGTCGCcaagaaatccttcaaaagtGATCAACATCCGCCAACAACCTGACAGTACG AAAGTAATGGTAGCAGTCGAATCCCTTCGCGCCACACCAACTAAAGGCAGAGATGCTGAGAACGTAGGACCATT AAAAGACTTGTTACACGTTGATTGGCCTCACTTGCATCCAGCACCTATTCATCGAACATGGAATAGCAGCATGTTCA ATGCTGAGAGTGGAATAGCTCGTTTTCCCATCACATCGCCAATGAATAAGGCACGAcatcaaaaatcgaaaaggaCAAATGGTGTTATGCCGTTTAGTTTCTCTTGCTCTGGAACTGGAGGAGTTTGTCAACGAG CAGCAAATCTGCCTTCTGATCCACAGCGTTCCACTCGACCTACAATTTTTGATGTATGGCATCAAAAATGGGTGCAAAGTGATGGTATCACTCATACCTATAATCCTGCTTTTCCCTACGATAACTATCCATGTAAGGAGATTCTGGATAATAACGCATCACCTCCTGGTCATag tcGATGGAGCAACGAGTGCTCTCTTTCTGTTGGTAGGAAAAGGAGTACAATTATACCTACAGCGATTCATGCACAGGAAACAATCCAAACTCTCCCTCATT TTGGTACAAAGCTACGACCATCTCTAGATGATGCATTTGCTGTCACACTTGGAACTGCTTTGGAAGAATGTACGTCCATGAAGCTAA ATGACAGTTCATCAACAATTCGAGAACGAGAGGATTCTCTTGGCCTTAGCCATAGTCCACATCTCAATTCCAGCGATCCTTCAATGATCTTCGCTAGTTCTACATTGGGACGCC CCTCACCGGATACGCTTTCGCGTTCTACACTTACGGGACGTGCACCTCTTGCCATACCCGAAGAACTGACTGGAAGTACGTCAACAAGTATACTTAGTTCCAGTGTTTCTCCTGAAAGAGAAGCTGCCGAG CTACAAACATCATCGGATTTCTGCATCACTGCATACGCTCCAGCACTTCTG aACAGAGGTTCATTTGGGCGTAATGGTCGTTCGGACACAGATTTTTCATTGTCAACCTTAACAGTTAGTTACTCTGATGGACGGCTTTCCCCGGAATTTGCTCATGACAAG AATGGATCAGGTGAGGAACTGATTTCGCGTTCCTCTAAACAATTTCCAGTTTCTAACACTGCGACAG aaaacaacAGTGGCGCCATGGTATCGTCCTGCTCACTACCCATAGTCTCACAGTTGTCCGCAACCTCGGCTTCGGATTCAACATTCTTCAGACTCTACCATGGAAATAG tGAAGATACAAACGCGCCCGCTGGTGTAAAGATGCGTGCTGCATGGAATAGTTCCGACTGTCGAAACTTAGAAAGCAGTTCCAGCAAGGAAAGCGAAAATCAATCTATCAACGAGCTCGATGAATGGAATAAG ATCGATGACATCCTTTCATCATTCGGCGGTGCCGTTTGTCGAGAATCAATATTTGTTGCCAACTATGAACCTCAACTCGCTGTGTTCTTGCGGGATCATCGCTCTCAGGCGCTCACCTTACAGCTTGCTTCTCCCGCTGCTGTCAAACCTGTTACTGTAAGAGGAGAAGTACCACCTCCATCTTCCTATCACACGGAATGG GATTCTGCAAATATGAGTAACTGGTTGCGTACAGCCGTTGGAATTACTGCAACAAATGCAGTTAGAGTTGGACAAATTCTAACTACGAACGGCTTCGATAAATGTACACAACTC TATGGTTCTCTTACGACTCGTGAGCTCTCATATCTAGGAATTGAAAAGTCTATACAGGACCAAATATTGTCCTATCTATCAACAGTCGATGACCCGCGACCAAATGCAA ATACATTCAACTATGTTTCCGATTGGTTATGTTCATTAGAGCTAACTGACTACTTAGGGAACTTTGTCGCGGCAGGATTAAAGTCAATGTTAGTAGTAAGAACTGCAGACCTGTCTCGAACGCATTTAGAG AAAATGGGGATCACTTTACAAGGTCACATCGCTCGTATTCTTTATTCACTTGAGAAAGCCAAGGCTGAAGATGTatgtaaaagaaatgaaaggttgAAAGGAATGCAGAACGCTCTTACTTCAAGCAATCTCCCGGCCTATTGCAATATTGCACGAAACAG CGATCCTTTTGCGGATGTCGTGGAACGTAGAAATAGTGCTGCTATAAAACAGGACCTTCTACACGGTCATGAATCATTCTCTGCTCATTACCTGGGCACTGTGGAAATTTCCAACATAGATGGGACAGAGGAAAGCAGAAGAGCAATGACTGAATTGAAG AAAGCAATTCGAGAGATTGCTAAAgttccgcaagtcattctcgAAATATCTATTCACGGAGTTCGAATCCGTGACGGCAAAAATGGC CGGTTAGCGGCCGAGCACGATATATCACATATCCAGATTGTTTGTCAAGATGAAAGGGATTTGAATTGCTTCACGTACATATCTCAGGACAGGGAGAGGAATTTGTGCCACGTTTTCAGTGTGTTAACTGCA GATGTAGCTACGGAAATTATAGTCACGTTAGGACAAGCTTTTGAACTTTCCTACAAACTTCAGAATGAGTTAAATCTAGAAGAGAATGTCATTGTTTAA
- a CDS encoding hypothetical protein (NECATOR_CHRX.G25545.T2): MKDEQFEKVCAYDQFDTGRDRRAFLKTYHSLFFTKGIALFDANGNMQGLTGAVPTLNSHHIIKIGPMFAASRENACYLLKCITDMIQTPSATFVIYISTNSAGDWMLKKCRDAKIPLTFVGTAANSTCGKRIIYKDPCATELMFAPMNCPLYFDR; this comes from the exons atgaaagatgaACAGTTCGAGAAGGTGTGTGCATACGATCAATTTGACACTGGGAGAGATCGTCGGGCATTTTTAAAAACCTACCACTCGTTGTTTTTCACTAAAG GAATTGCCCTATTTGACGCTAATGGAAATATGCAAGGATTAACTGGAGCAGTACCAACGTTGAATAGTCATCACATCATCAAAATTGGACCGATGTTTGCCGCTTCACGGGAGAACGCTTGTTATCTGCTCAAATGCATCACGGATATGATTCAAACACCGAGTGCAACGTTTGTAATTTATATATCAACAAACTCAGCTGGAGACTGGATGTTGAAGAAGTGCAGAGACGCAAAAATCCCGTTAACATTCGTAGGTACCGCTGCTAACTCCACCTGCGGTAAGCGAATTATTTACAAAGACCCTTGTGCTACCGAACTTATGTTCGCCCCCATGAACTGCCCTCTTTATTTTGATCGATAG